A stretch of Arachis hypogaea cultivar Tifrunner chromosome 15, arahy.Tifrunner.gnm2.J5K5, whole genome shotgun sequence DNA encodes these proteins:
- the LOC112751614 gene encoding extradiol ring-cleavage dioxygenase — protein sequence MALSLKETFYISHGSPLLAIDDSIEIRKVLKSWKNIFPQTPSAILIISAHWDTRVPSVNIVERNDTIHDFYGFPKPLYQIKYPAPGAPQLARKVRDLLQKSGFSAVEEDRRRGLDHGAWVPLMLMYPEASIPVCQLSVQSHMDGTHHYNMGKALSSLKDEGVLIIGSGSAVHNLRELIRDGSSDVFPWAQEFDDWLKTTLLQRRYDDINHWDKKAPQPKKAHPSPEHFYPLHVAIGAAGGNPTAKVVHSNIEMGCLSYSSYQFNEVPGSCSS from the exons ATGGCTTTGAGTTTGAAGGAAACTTTCTATATATCTCATGGATCACCCTTGTTGGCCATTGATGATTCAATTGAGATAAGAAAGGTGCTCAAATCATGGAAGAACATCTTCCCTCAGACTCCCTCTGCCATTCTCATCATCTCTGCTCATTGGGACACTCGTGTTCCATCTGTCAACATTGTTGAGAGGAATGACACCATTCATGACTTTTATGGATTCCCTAAACCTCTCTACCAG ATTAAGTATCCAGCACCAGGAgctccacaacttgcaaggaaggtAAGAGATCTACTTCAAAAATCCGGCTTCAGCGCGGTGGAAGAAGACAGAAGGAGGGGGCTAGATCATGGTGCTTGGGTTCCATTGATGTTGATGTACCCGGAAGCCAGCATTCCGGTATGTCAGTTATCTGTTCAATCTCATATGGATGGAACTCATCACTATAACATGGGAAAAGCATTGTCTTCTCTTAAAGATGAAGGTGTTCTTATAATTGGTTCTGGAAGTGCAGTTCATAATTTGAGAGAGTTAATTAGAGATGGAAGCAGTGATGTCTTTCCATGGGCTCAGGAATTTGATGATTGGTTGAAAACAACTCTTCTTCAACGAAG atATGATGATATAAACCATTGGGATAAGAAAGCACCGCAGCCGAAAAAGGCTCATCCGTCGCCGGAGCACTTTTATCCGCTCCATGTTGCCATTGGTGCTGCCGGTGGGAATCCGACGGCCAAAGTTGTTCACAGTAATATTGAAATGGGATGTCTCTCTTATTCATCTTACCAGTTTAATGAAGTTCCTGGCTCTTGCTCTTCTTAA